A region of the Candidatus Zixiibacteriota bacterium genome:
CACCGGCACCGAAATTATCGAGGATGACCACGCTACCGGCAAGCGGGCTTTTCGATATGTCAAAGGTCCTGTTTTCGCTAATGTCATTTTGGCAGATGAAATCAACCGAACTCCGCCAAAAACGCAGGCGGCGTTGCTACAGGCTATGCAGGAACACGAGGTCACTGCCGCCGGGCAGACTTTCAAACTTGATGAGCCGTTCTTTGTGCTGGCTACTCAGAACCCGATCGAACAGGAAGGAACCTACCCGCTTCCCGAAGCCCAGCTCGACCGGTTCATGTTTAATATCTTTGTCGATTATCCCTCGGAGCAGGAAGAACATCAGATAGTCAAAACCACCACCGTCACCGCCCAGCATTCTCTGGACAAGATTCTAAATGCCGCCGAGATAATATCGCTTCAAAGACTGGTGCGACGAGTGCCGGTCTCCGACCATCTCATCCAGTACGCGGTCGATATTGCCCGCGCTACCCGTCCTGATAACGGCTCGGCTCCCGACTTCATCAAGAACTGGGTCTCCTGGGGGGCCGGTCCCCGCGCCTCGCAATATATGATACTTGCCGCCAAAACCCGGGCAATTCTGGATGGACGGCCCACCCCCGGTCCCGATGACGTCCGCTTTGCGGCGCTTCCGGTGCTGCGGCATCGCA
Encoded here:
- a CDS encoding MoxR family ATPase codes for the protein MVVANNNDLVAVEELKRSHDAIKKEIAKVIIGQERVIEQLLIALLSSGHCLLVGVPGLAKTLLISTLANILDLKFNRIQFTPDLMPSDITGTEIIEDDHATGKRAFRYVKGPVFANVILADEINRTPPKTQAALLQAMQEHEVTAAGQTFKLDEPFFVLATQNPIEQEGTYPLPEAQLDRFMFNIFVDYPSEQEEHQIVKTTTVTAQHSLDKILNAAEIISLQRLVRRVPVSDHLIQYAVDIARATRPDNGSAPDFIKNWVSWGAGPRASQYMILAAKTRAILDGRPTPGPDDVRFAALPVLRHRIVTSFNAEADGVDTIAIVNKILETVKVRG